One Spinacia oleracea cultivar Varoflay chromosome 4, BTI_SOV_V1, whole genome shotgun sequence DNA segment encodes these proteins:
- the LOC110775432 gene encoding putative pentatricopeptide repeat-containing protein At1g12700, mitochondrial: MGRMSNKARVAAGFSQFRNLAASISGNLLPSPPNFRHSTCISTFNFFLFPTSLFQSHFPFLMRNFCVRPPHRKDRLVGSLAGSPVGSHVGACDDVMLTLLHSRNYSYRSTHHHFDDFFSFFFRDHFDDFDPQLFLKYVRHRSKLGFTNIDYPLSLFHHMKSIRPLPSIVDFYILFTAMTKMKPNPPLSTVISLSRQLQLLGLHPDDYSLTILANCYCRLGNVDLGFSILASIIKLGYQPNIVTFTTLINGFIHTDQFNQAVRLLDKIVKLGYQPTLVTYGSMFRGLCRLGDNYGALNLLRNMESHRHCTPNVVIYSTIIDSLCKDQLLPLALHLFKEMKSKRISPNVVTYSTLIRGMCTLGQWKEARDMYNEMLGNNIQPTIKTCNMLIDRYCKEGRVGEARAIYESITKRGLLPNIVTYSALLDGYCLRGEMDEAEKLMDLMIKHGCEPNVVTYSSLINGYCKSKKIDRALGLLKKMPLVGLSPNVVTYSTLIDGLCKDNQLEFARQLFKDMKSHGLKPVIVTYNSLLDGLCKNAWIDEAMQLFKEMKNNGVHPNIILYNILIDGLFEAGQLGEAVDIFSVLIGKGRHNVRSYNRMIKRFCKKGLLTDADELLKKMEDNGCSPDNCTFNTIIRGFLYGKNVKRALELISIMRSRGFAVDNHNTSSLVVLLADPTVGDSDKELVRNFFENRLSDNLEEITYDQVRKVLKTDMPTVGYESISHTTRCSSSSHIGCNPLLL, from the exons ATGGGAAGGATGAGCAACAAAGCTAGAGTAGCTGCTGGATTTTCCCAGTTTCGTAATCTTGCTGCTTCAATTTCTGGTAATCTTCTTCCTTCCCCTCCTAATTTTCGTCATTCTACCTGCATTTCTACTTTCAATTTCTTCCTTTTCCCGACTTCGCTGTTTCAATCTCATTTTCCATTTCTTATgagaaacttttgtgtaagaccgcctcacaggaaagaccgccttgttggCAGTCTTGCTGGCAGCCCAGTTGGCAGCCATGTTGGCGCATGTGATGACGTCATGCTGAC tctTCTTCACTCCCGAAATTACTCCTATCGATCAACTCATCATCATTTTGAtgactttttttcttttttttttagggatCATTTTGATGACTTTGACCCCCAATTGTTCCTCAAATATGTTAGACACCGATCCAAATTAGGGTTTACAAATATTGATTATCCCCTTTCCCTCTTCCATCATATGAAATCTATACGCCCTCTTCCTTCAATTGTTGATTTCTATATCTTGTTTACTGCCATGACTAAAATGAAACCCAACCCCCCTTTATCCACTGTTATTTCTCTCTCCAGGCAGCTTCAATTGTTAGGTCTCCATCCAGATGATTATTCCCTTACTATTTTGGCCAATTGCTACTGCCGTTTGGGCAATGTTGATTTGGGGTTTTCCATTTTGGCTTCCATTATTAAACTTGGCTATCAACCTAACATTGTCACCTTCACTACACTCATCAATGGCTTCATTCACACCGACCAATTCAACCAAGCCGTTCGATTGTTGGATAAAATTGTCAAGCTTGGCTACCAACCCACATTAGTCACTTATGGCTCCATGTTCAGAGGTCTCTGTAGATTAGGCGATAATTATGGTGCTCTTAACCTCCTTAGGAATATGGAATCTCATAGACATTGCACGCCCAATGTTGTGATATACAGCACTATCATTGATAGCCTCTGTAAAGACCAGTTGTTACCTCTGGCTCTCCACCTTTTCAAGGAGATGAAATCCAAAAGAATTTCCCCAAATGTTGTCACCTATAGTACCTTAATTCGAGGTATGTGTACTTTGGGACAGTGGAAAGAAGCTCGAGATATGTACAATGAGATGTTGGGGAACAATATACAACCTACCATTAAGACCTGCAACATGTTGATTGACAGGTATTGTAAGGAGGGCAGGGTTGGTGAAGCACGTGCTATTTATGAATCCATTACTAAGAGAGGTCTGCTTCCTAATATAGTCACTTATAGCGCTTTATTAGATGGATATTGTTTACGTGGTGAGATGGATGAGGCAGAAAAGTTAATGGATTTGATGATAAAACATGGCTGTGAACCTAATGTTGTTACTTACAGTAGCCTAATAAATGGGTATTGCAAGTCTAAAAAGATTGACCGAGCACTTGGCTTGCTCAAGAAGATGCCTCTTGTAGGATTATCCCCTAATGTGGTCACATATTCCACTCTTATCGATGGCTTATGCAAGGACAATCAACTGGAGTTTGCACGCCAGCTTTTCAAGGACATGAAATCACATGGATTAAAGCCAGTTATAGTCACTTATAATTCATTGCTTGATGGTTTATGTAAAAATGCTTGGATCGACGAGGCAATGCAACTTTTTAAGGAGATGAAGAACAATGGGGTGCACCCTAACATTATCTTGTACAATATCTTGATTGATGGCCTCTTTGAGGCTGGCCAGCTTGGTGAAGCAGTGGATATCTTCTCTGTTCTCATTGGTAAAGGGAGGCATAATGTGCGTTCCTACAACAGAATGATCAAAAGGTTTTGTAAAAAAGGGTTGCTAACCGATGCCGAtgaactattgaagaaaatggagGATAATGGATGTTCTCCTGATAATTGCACCTTCAATACAATTATTAGAGGATTTCTTTATGGTAAGAATGTTAAGAGGGCTTTAGAACTCATTAGCATTATGAGAAGTAGAGGGTTCGCTGTTGATAATCACAATACTTCGTCATTGGTGGTCTTACTCGCTGATCCAACCGTTGGTGATTCAGACAAGGAATTGGTTAGAAATTTTTTTGAGAACCGATTGAGTGATAATTTGGAGGAAATTACATATGATCAGGTGCGAAAAGTTCTGAAAACAGACATGCCGACTGTAGGTTACGAATCA ATTTCCCATACAACCCGTTGCAGTTCGTCGTCACATATAGGATGTAATCCACTATTACTGTAA
- the LOC110775429 gene encoding agamous-like MADS-box protein AGL80, whose product MTRNKVKLEYITNDSSRKATFKKRKKGLLKKVDELTTLCGVEACAIICSPYDTYAVAWPSKSGARNVLARFMSLSHEEQGKKMLDQETYLEQRIVKAEQQLEKLMKDNREREITEVMYECLNGVRSLEGLNLEDTMDLFVVADKTSKMVAKRIENLQKNAGNNK is encoded by the coding sequence atgactAGGAATAAGGTGAAGCTTGAGTACATAACCAATGACTCATCAAGGAAGGCAACTTTCAAGAAGAGGAAGAAGGGGTTGCTAAAGAAGGTGGACGAGCTAACCACCCTATGTGGGGTGGAAGCATGTGCCATTATTTGCAGCCCATACGACACGTATGCTGTGGCTTGGCCAAGCAAGTCCGGGGCACGGAATGTGTTAGCGAGGTTCATGAGCCTCTCTCATGAGGAACAGGGGAAGAAGATGCTGGATCAGGAGACATACTTAGAGCAAAGGATCGTGAAAGCAGAGCAACAATTGGAGAAGTTGATGAAGGATAACAGGGAAAGGGAGATCACTGAAGTCATGTATGAATGCTTGAATGGAGTGAGGAGCCTTGAAGGGTTGAATTTGGAGGATACCATGGATCTTTTTGTGGTGGCTGATAAGACTTCAAAGATGGTTGCTAAGAGGATTGAAAACCTTCAGAAAAATGCAGGAAATAATAAGTAA